From a single Gimesia fumaroli genomic region:
- the nadB gene encoding L-aspartate oxidase encodes MDPILIEPGQRYLARINPKRIPHIFTDVLIIGGGVAGSRAALEIDPRLETIIVNKGKVSQSNSAYAQGGIAGVLDPLDNITNHIQDTLAAGKDLCDKELVEYVCQVAPRHIQELIEIGTDFDTEDGKIALTKEGGHSHRRVAHAMGDATGRELMRSLVSAVHDRPSIQTWTKTPTLDLVTEDGKCRGAIIWNRYHGKTLVWAKQVILATGGAGCLFRESTNPPLATGDGHAIAFRAGALLQDMEFMQFHPTVLYIAGGARYLISEAVRGEGAYLRDCNGLRFMSEYHPDQELAHRDVVSRAITDRMLKTNHSCVYLDLTHLDPALIKERFPNIGKVCAGFGLDLSKDQIPVRPGAHYMIGGVKTDLQARTSVPHLWAAGEVTSTGLHGSNRLASNSLLEGLIFGAAAGRGASAAALSQPDQFTASLLPDWDKEKRSDEDLNSKDLRNSLASLMWRDVGITRNAESLQNAKDKVDFWSRYVVDREFKTLSGWELQNMLLVAQLMITSAIERKESRGVHYRSDFPETEPAYQKHISVHSTC; translated from the coding sequence TTGGATCCGATTCTCATTGAACCCGGTCAACGCTATCTTGCTCGTATCAATCCGAAACGAATTCCCCACATCTTCACCGATGTCCTGATTATCGGTGGCGGTGTGGCTGGTTCGCGAGCCGCGCTGGAAATCGATCCCCGCCTGGAAACGATTATCGTCAACAAGGGAAAGGTGTCTCAGTCGAACAGCGCTTATGCACAGGGGGGCATCGCCGGTGTACTCGACCCACTGGATAATATTACGAACCATATTCAAGACACCCTGGCAGCCGGCAAGGATTTGTGTGATAAAGAACTGGTGGAATATGTCTGCCAGGTAGCACCACGGCACATTCAGGAATTAATCGAGATCGGCACCGATTTTGATACCGAAGACGGTAAAATCGCACTCACCAAAGAAGGGGGGCACAGCCATCGTCGTGTGGCACATGCCATGGGGGATGCGACGGGTCGCGAGCTGATGCGATCGCTGGTCTCCGCCGTACATGATCGCCCCTCCATTCAAACCTGGACGAAAACGCCGACCCTGGACTTGGTCACCGAAGACGGCAAATGCCGCGGTGCGATTATCTGGAATCGCTATCACGGAAAAACACTGGTCTGGGCCAAACAGGTCATTCTGGCAACGGGTGGCGCAGGCTGTCTGTTTCGTGAATCAACTAATCCGCCGCTGGCAACAGGCGACGGTCATGCCATCGCATTTCGGGCGGGAGCCTTGCTGCAGGATATGGAATTCATGCAGTTTCATCCGACCGTCTTATATATCGCGGGGGGAGCCCGCTATCTGATTTCCGAAGCGGTGCGCGGCGAAGGCGCTTATTTGCGCGACTGCAACGGCCTGCGGTTTATGTCCGAATATCATCCCGATCAGGAACTGGCACACCGTGATGTGGTCAGCCGGGCGATCACCGATCGCATGCTGAAGACGAACCATTCATGTGTTTATCTCGATCTAACCCATCTGGATCCCGCGTTGATTAAGGAACGGTTCCCCAACATCGGAAAAGTCTGTGCCGGCTTCGGTCTGGATTTATCCAAAGATCAGATTCCCGTGCGTCCCGGCGCGCATTATATGATCGGCGGTGTGAAGACTGACCTGCAGGCACGCACTTCGGTTCCCCATCTCTGGGCGGCCGGCGAAGTCACCTCGACCGGTCTGCATGGCAGTAACCGCCTGGCTTCAAACAGTCTTCTGGAAGGCTTGATCTTCGGCGCTGCTGCGGGACGCGGTGCTTCAGCGGCGGCACTCAGTCAGCCCGATCAGTTCACCGCTTCCCTGCTGCCTGACTGGGACAAAGAAAAGCGTTCGGATGAAGATTTAAACAGCAAAGACCTGCGCAACTCGTTAGCCAGTCTGATGTGGCGTGATGTCGGCATTACGCGCAATGCAGAGTCACTGCAAAACGCGAAAGACAAGGTCGACTTCTGGAGTCGTTATGTTGTCGATCGCGAATTCAAAACATTGAGTGGCTGGGAGCTGCAGAACATGCTGCTCGTCGCACAGCTGATGATTACCTCTGCGATTGAACGTAAAGAGAGTCGCGGCGTCCATTATCGCAGTGATTTTCCGGAAACGGAGCCTGCGTATCAGAAACATATTTCCGTGCATTCAACCTGTTGA
- a CDS encoding SDR family NAD(P)-dependent oxidoreductase, translating into MLPGIKLFDLTGRAAIITGGSKGLGSAMAEGLASAGANVLLTSRHQDEVEATAAQIVKDYGVKAIGVQADVTNAEQVAAMTDRAISEFGKIDILINNAGINIRGPIDELTLEEFQEVQNVNVTGPWLCAKSVVPHMKQAKYGRIINLASTLGLVGMSNRTPYTASKGAMVQMTRALGLELCEYGITCNAICPGPFLTPMNEPFAETEEIKKFIVGAVAMNRWAKMEEIQGAAIFLASDASSYMTGSMVTVDGGWTAR; encoded by the coding sequence ATGCTGCCTGGAATCAAACTGTTCGATTTAACGGGACGTGCTGCCATCATTACGGGGGGCTCCAAAGGTCTGGGATCAGCCATGGCGGAAGGTCTGGCGTCTGCAGGCGCGAATGTATTGTTGACGAGTCGGCATCAGGATGAAGTCGAAGCGACGGCGGCACAAATTGTGAAAGACTACGGCGTAAAGGCGATCGGGGTCCAGGCAGATGTCACGAACGCGGAGCAGGTTGCTGCGATGACAGATCGGGCGATTTCGGAATTCGGAAAAATTGATATTCTAATCAATAACGCGGGAATTAATATTCGCGGCCCCATTGATGAATTGACGCTCGAAGAATTTCAGGAAGTCCAGAATGTAAATGTGACCGGCCCCTGGTTGTGTGCCAAGTCGGTCGTGCCGCATATGAAGCAGGCGAAGTATGGTCGGATTATCAATTTAGCCAGTACGCTGGGACTGGTGGGGATGTCCAACCGCACGCCTTACACCGCCAGTAAAGGGGCCATGGTCCAGATGACGCGGGCACTGGGCCTGGAGCTGTGTGAATACGGCATCACCTGCAATGCGATTTGCCCGGGGCCGTTTCTCACGCCGATGAATGAACCGTTTGCGGAAACCGAAGAGATCAAGAAATTCATCGTGGGCGCCGTGGCAATGAACCGCTGGGCCAAGATGGAAGAAATTCAAGGCGCCGCAATTTTCCTGGCCAGCGATGCATCGAGTTATATGACAGGGAGTATGGTGACCGTCGACGGTGGCTGGACGGCCCGCTGA
- a CDS encoding leucine-rich repeat domain-containing protein has translation MSGEVESTVVSKNPNNSRILLHRSLFAVLILIIAGSVYAFYVLIEFHLAVATLQQQGAFLFSKYPTEQGQLVTAEYGDLREKSLIPLTVRLYQYSLTGVYLRQPPGKPPADFDQQLKLLKQFPKLQVLGLEDITIDTARAEAIAELPALQRLNIEGCSFEESCLETILRRDGLERVSLEQSHFPEAELKALCQDSNQETLRKLNLSGCNVTDESTVFLSRLKNLETLVLDGTQITDQSLKILARLPKLNVLILDHTNVTDAGVSYLASTPNLVELSLSNTSVSDATLETLKQEIPALRVSDD, from the coding sequence ATGAGTGGCGAGGTAGAATCGACGGTTGTTTCAAAGAATCCCAACAACAGTCGGATTCTCCTCCATCGCAGCCTGTTTGCCGTTCTGATATTGATCATCGCCGGTAGTGTGTATGCTTTTTATGTGCTAATCGAATTCCATCTGGCTGTTGCGACTCTCCAGCAACAGGGGGCCTTTCTGTTCTCAAAGTATCCGACCGAACAAGGCCAGCTCGTCACTGCCGAGTATGGTGATCTAAGAGAGAAATCTCTGATTCCCCTGACCGTCCGTTTGTATCAATATTCGCTCACCGGCGTCTATTTGCGTCAGCCCCCCGGTAAACCTCCGGCTGACTTTGATCAGCAGTTAAAGTTGCTCAAACAGTTTCCCAAACTGCAGGTGCTGGGTTTAGAGGATATCACCATCGATACCGCGCGAGCCGAGGCTATCGCAGAATTGCCGGCACTCCAGAGATTGAACATCGAAGGCTGCTCGTTTGAGGAATCGTGTCTGGAAACCATTCTCAGGAGGGATGGTTTGGAAAGGGTCTCACTGGAACAATCTCATTTTCCGGAGGCTGAACTGAAAGCACTTTGTCAGGATTCCAACCAGGAGACGCTGAGAAAATTAAATCTGTCTGGTTGCAACGTAACCGATGAGAGTACCGTGTTTCTCTCCCGATTAAAAAATCTGGAAACACTGGTATTGGACGGCACACAGATTACCGATCAGAGCTTAAAAATTCTGGCCCGGTTGCCGAAGCTCAATGTCTTGATCCTGGATCACACCAATGTGACCGATGCCGGGGTGTCGTATCTCGCTTCCACACCAAATCTGGTGGAACTCAGTCTCAGCAATACGAGCGTTTCAGATGCAACGCTGGAGACCCTCAAGCAGGAAATCCCCGCACTGCGTGTTTCCGACGACTGA
- a CDS encoding response regulator → MNKQLSKILIVDDSDVVRRILCTALTQDDYELHTAVDGEDGRQKVHELKPDIVLLDVEMPILDGFAVLHEIRENYKIEEVAVIMVTSHNDGKGITRAFEEGAFDYIPKPATDSEIKARVRNAIRALQLLREQKTLRREAETANQSKSAFLANMSHEIRTPMTAILGYTEILELEAKTHQMPELFMDSLDTIKRNGGHLMELINDILDLSKIEAGKLDIESIACSPQTIVEEVLELVQVRAEAKGLKLEAGYQFPLPSKIQSDPTRIRQILINLIGNAIKFTEVGTIRLETELLEAPGQEPQIQFTVIDQGIGMTESQLSNLFRPFTQADSSTTRKYGGTGLGLTICKRLANMLGGDISVTSELNQGSRFSAAVCTGNLEGVERLQELTQPVSQETQSTAEKNPQYCVIQEFPLKGRKILLAEDGPDNQKLIAFILKKAGAEVTVAENGEVARQAALKALEIGLLYDVILMDMQMPVLDGYEATQKIREHGYSGPIISLTANAMEGDREKCINAGCNDHITKPVNRKKMVELISAICSEEAAAV, encoded by the coding sequence ATGAATAAGCAATTATCCAAAATTCTGATTGTTGATGATTCAGATGTCGTACGACGCATTCTCTGTACCGCACTGACTCAGGACGATTATGAATTGCATACTGCCGTCGATGGCGAAGACGGACGACAGAAAGTTCATGAACTAAAGCCGGATATTGTTTTACTCGACGTGGAAATGCCGATTCTGGACGGTTTTGCCGTCTTGCATGAAATTCGCGAAAATTACAAAATCGAAGAAGTTGCCGTGATCATGGTCACTTCTCATAACGACGGAAAAGGGATTACCCGCGCATTTGAGGAAGGGGCCTTCGATTATATTCCGAAGCCGGCAACCGATTCGGAAATCAAGGCCCGCGTCAGAAACGCCATCCGTGCGTTGCAACTGCTGCGAGAACAGAAAACATTACGCCGTGAAGCAGAAACGGCCAACCAATCCAAGAGTGCGTTTCTGGCAAACATGAGCCATGAAATCCGGACGCCGATGACGGCGATCCTGGGATATACGGAAATTCTGGAGCTGGAAGCCAAAACACATCAGATGCCCGAGTTGTTTATGGATTCGCTGGATACGATCAAACGTAACGGCGGGCACTTGATGGAATTGATCAACGATATTCTGGACCTGTCAAAAATCGAAGCAGGAAAACTGGATATCGAATCGATTGCCTGTTCGCCTCAGACAATTGTAGAAGAGGTGCTGGAACTGGTTCAGGTCCGGGCCGAAGCGAAAGGCTTGAAGCTGGAAGCCGGTTATCAATTCCCCTTGCCCTCAAAAATCCAATCAGACCCGACACGCATCCGGCAGATCCTGATCAACCTGATTGGGAACGCGATCAAATTCACAGAAGTCGGCACGATACGACTGGAAACAGAACTTCTGGAAGCCCCCGGACAAGAACCGCAAATTCAATTTACGGTGATCGACCAGGGCATCGGAATGACCGAGTCACAATTGTCGAATCTGTTCCGCCCGTTTACTCAAGCCGACTCGTCAACGACACGGAAATATGGTGGAACCGGGTTGGGACTCACGATTTGCAAACGTCTGGCAAACATGTTGGGCGGAGACATTTCGGTGACCAGTGAACTCAATCAAGGGTCCCGTTTCAGTGCAGCAGTGTGTACCGGAAACCTGGAGGGGGTCGAACGACTACAGGAATTAACACAGCCCGTTTCTCAGGAAACACAATCCACCGCGGAAAAGAATCCGCAATACTGTGTCATTCAGGAATTCCCTTTGAAAGGGAGAAAGATTCTGTTGGCCGAGGATGGCCCTGACAATCAGAAACTGATTGCCTTTATTCTGAAAAAAGCCGGCGCGGAAGTGACGGTAGCCGAAAACGGAGAAGTCGCACGTCAGGCAGCGTTGAAAGCGCTGGAGATCGGGCTGTTGTATGATGTGATTCTGATGGACATGCAGATGCCGGTTCTGGACGGCTATGAAGCGACGCAGAAAATTCGCGAACACGGTTATTCCGGGCCAATCATTTCTCTGACGGCCAATGCGATGGAAGGAGACCGTGAAAAATGTATCAATGCAGGCTGCAACGATCACATCACGAAACCCGTGAATCGCAAAAAGATGGTCGAACTGATTTCAGCCATCTGCAGTGAGGAAGCAGCCGCCGTTTAA